In the genome of Bombus affinis isolate iyBomAffi1 chromosome 7, iyBomAffi1.2, whole genome shotgun sequence, one region contains:
- the LOC126918777 gene encoding Na(+)/H(+) exchange regulatory cofactor NHE-RF1: protein MSSFKGDKIPCARLCHIIKWDDFDGYGFNLHAEKGKNGQFIGKVDDGSPSQAAGLRQGDRIIEVNEINIANETHKQVVERIKAFPNETKLLVVDQEADEYFRANNIVIKGTMANVKVNKTPEKNPNSIEQEELNGSNVSTDENAHKSSGSNDTSHSESSTLTAGATRTSNRSENENESEREESGRENGNGNIRNETTMAHVHDTGNGSVTGNEPRQGLNLKMSAKELRAQLAARKKYDPKKESIGFKDKFDIVQKL, encoded by the exons ATGTCTTCCTTCAAGGGTGATAAGATTCCGTGTGCACGACTTTGCCATATCATCAAGTGGGATGATTTTGACGGCTATGGGTTCAATCTACACGCGGAAAAAGGCAAGAACGGTCAATTTATCGGTAAGGTGGACGATGGTTCTCCTAGTCAGGCTGCTGGTTTGCGACAAGGTGATCGAATCATCGAAGTTAACGAGATCAACATCGCGAACGAGACCCACAAGCAGGTTGTTGAACGCATAAAGGCCTTTCCCAATGAGACAAAACTTCTGGTGGTCGACCAAGAGGCCGACGAATATTTCAGGGCCAACAACATCGTTATCAAGGGCACCATGGCGAACGTCAAGGTGAACAAGACTCCAGAGAAGAACCCGAATAGTATCGAACAAGAAGAGCTCAACGGCAGCAATGTCTCCACAGATGAG AACGCGCATAAGTCAAGTGGATCGAACGACACTTCGCACAGCGAGAGCAGCACACTGACGGCAGGTGCGACGAGAACTTCGAACAGGagcgagaacgagaacgagagcGAACGTGAGGAGTCTGGCCGAGAGAACGGGAACGGGAACATCAGGAACGAGACGACGATGGCGCACGTGCACGATACCGGAAACGGCAGCGTCACCGGTAACGAGCCACGACAGGGCCTGAACCTGAAGATGAGCGCCAAAGAACTTAGAGCTCAGCTGGCTGCGCGCAAGAAATACGATCCGAAGAAAGAATCGATCGGCTTCAAGGACAAATTTGACATCGTACAAAAATTATAA
- the LOC126918756 gene encoding rab11 family-interacting protein 2, translating into MWSPTHVQVTVQRAKNLLTKGKHKTNDCFVTIALGKEKYQTSVKEKASKDVEWHEECELLIPEQGNTAEIILTALHRNFLGVDEFLGTISIPLSSFDVYERPKNRWYTLGSKPGKENTKERGELEVKIGFIVKAGSLTDLSHKERHKSSLGQLSTAAHSIGGSLLSIGSFEKRKGLKKLAKSIGNRVKGKSKHNLDKGDDLNEKDERKFRTTRQEPGEADPGVISEDEDEFTFDDLSHKSSASSLNAPVVANSNSVASIASSNSSSNNFEAHHVPPAPTNAAPNKPPRFSMSASTTSLSKVDNIKEDEWGLKLYGKQVNNNVKRWDSKASPKIVIDEPKDEYRESSPINSPSSTLKRQELPEIPSPAPREVLLTKNKLEDKFASTKEKNVKEEKLKEKKEDKYSCWSPKDEKQSRKDKKKEKENKFKDFNDDNNLSGERIIIGGEDAIKTTASVKSHLPHEILSQFEGKSREDLIELTLQLQAEVTDKKKRLNDLEDYIDALLLRVIECSPRLLQNPYQSQRRLSSPGHQ; encoded by the exons ATGTGGAGTCCGACGCACGTTCAAGTGACAG TTCAAAGAGCGAAGAACTTATTAACCAAAGGAAAACACA AGACCAACGATTGTTTCGTGACGATCGCACTTGGCAAGGAAAAATACCAAACGTCTGTGAAGGAGAAAGCGTCGAAGGATGTGGAATGGCACGAAGAATGCGAGCTACTCATACCGGAACAAGGGAACACCGCAGAGATTATCCTTACGGCCCTTCATCGCAACTTCTTGGGTGTCGACGAATTCCTCGGCACTATCAGCATACCTCTCTCCAGTTTCGATGTTTACGAGAGACCAAAGAATAGATG GTACACTCTTGGGAGTAAACCAGGCAAGGAAAATACGAAAGAGAGAGGAGAACTTGAAGTGAAGATAGGTTTCATCGTGAAAGCTGGTAGTTTGACCGATTTGAGCCACAAGGAACGTCACAAAAGTTCCCTTGGACAATTATCCACGGCTGCTCATTCGATCGGTGGAAGTTTACTCAGTATAGGCAGCTTCGAGAAGCGTAAaggtttaaaaaaattagcCAAATCGATCGGGAATCGAGTGAAAGGAAAGAGCAAGCATAATTTGGATAAAGGAGATGACCTGAACGAAAAAGACGAACGCAAGTTCCGCACTACGAGACAAGAACCTGGAGAAGCTGACCCTGGTGTTATTAGCGAGGACGAGGACGAATTTACG TTTGACGATTTGTCTCACAAAAGCTCGGCATCGTCTTTAAATGCTCCGGTTGTCGCCAACAGTAACAGTGTAGCTTCGATCGCTTCGAGTAACTCCTCCAGTAACAATTTCGAGGCACATCATGTACCACCAGCGCCAACGAACGCAGCACCCAACAAACCACCACGATTCTCCATGAGCGCTTCCACTACCTCCTTATCCAAAGTGGACAATATCAAAGAAGATGAATGGGGTTTGAAGCTTTATGGCAAACAAGTTAATAATAATGTTAAAAG ATGGGATAGCAAAGCAAGTCCAAAAATTGTGATAGATGAACCAAAGGATGAATATCGCGAATCATCACCCATAAATTCACCTTCTTCGACTTTGAAACGTCAAGAACTTCCAGAGATTCCAAGCCCTGCACCGCGTGAGGTACTACTAACAAAGAACAAACTTGAAGATAAGTTTGCATCGACTAAAGAAAAGAATGTAAAAGAAGAGAAActcaaagagaagaaagaagataaATACAGTTGTTGGAGTCCTAAAGATGAAAAGCAATCGAGGAAAgacaagaagaaagagaaagagaataaaTTTAAAGACTTTAATGACGATAATAATTTATCCGGGGAGAGAATTATCATCGGAGGTGAAGACGCGATTAAAACTACAGCGTCGGTAAAGAGCCACTTACCGCATGAAATTCTCTCACAATTTGAAGGGAAATCGAGAGAG GATCTCATCGAATTGACGCTACAGCTGCAGGCGGAAGTAACAGATAAGAAGAAACGTCTAAACGACTTGGAAGATTATATAGATGCGCTACTACTACGAGTAATTGAATGCTCGCCACGCTTACTGCAAAACCCATATCAATCACAGAGACGTTTGTCATCACCTGGTCATCAgtag
- the LOC126918748 gene encoding dnaJ homolog subfamily C member 2 isoform X1, whose product MRNDINDDNSTNLNTVSDSSMETCTAGPLVLYSTAQAWAAQFHRSLMPARISDESSDEEDLSQYQFEDDLEYLRSLDPKEWKDQDHYAVLGLKKLRHKATEDIIKRAYKQKILKHHPDKRKAMGEEIRPDDDYFTCITRAWEILGNPMKRRSYDSVDPYFSDDLPDEKDCKNNFYMLMGKAFKDNARWSTKKPVPRLGGSDTPRDKVEKFYSFWYDFDSWREYSYLDEEDKESGQDRDMRKWIEKKNKATRAKRKKEEMTRIRTLVDMAYNIDPRIKKFQQEDKDKKTAAKKAKQKAAKERQQEEERIARDAAEKERLEREKREIEEKAKLDALKQEREAQKKALRKERKALRDFCKANNYFAQDLEEIIRHMESVEKICELFKLVQLEEAMKKLQSDGRTAFLSIMEETEKKIEAERRAGVISSDMRNTPEKQVKSYTAPWSENDLQLLIKAVNLFPAGTNQRWEVVANFINQHSTSSTGVTRDAKEVLAKAKDLQSTDFSKSSLKEQANKKAYDNFIAEKKTKESVEDRMPAVTERLDHPVSNGVSSEQKDSKKEAQPWTPAEQKLLEQALKTYPTSVPDRWDQIAACIPTRTKKECMRRYKELVELVKAKKAAQVMK is encoded by the exons ATGAGGAACGATATAAATGATGACAATTCAACTAATTTAAACACAGTATCCG attCATCCATGGAAACATGTACAGCAGGTCCCTTAGTCCTATATTCCACCGCACAAGCATGGGCAGCTCAGTTTCATCGCAGCCTTATGCCTGCCAGGATATCTGACGAATCATCCGACGAAGAAGATCTTTCACAGTACCAATTTGAAGATGACTTGGAGTATCTTAGGTCATTGGACCCAAAGGAATGGAAAGATCAAGACCATTATGCGGTGTTAGGCTTGAAAAAGCTTAGACACAAAGCAACCGAAGATATTATAAAAAGGGCTT ataagcagaaaattctcaaacatCATCCTGATAAGCGGAAGGCAATGGGCGAGGAAATCCGGCCAGATGACGATTATTTCACCTGCATAACAAGGGCCTGGGAAATCTTGGGAAATCCTATGAAGCGGCGGAGTTATGACAGCGTGGACCCGTATTTTAGTGACGACTTGCCGGATGAAAAAGACTGTAAAAATAACTTTTACATGCTAATGGGTAAAGCGTTCAAAGACAATGCTAGATGGTCTACAAAGAAGCCGGTACCGCGCCTGGGTGGATCAGATACACCTAGGGATAAAGTAGAAAAATTTTATTCGTTTTGGTATGACTTTGATTCGTGGCGCGAATATTCTTATTTAGATGAGGAAGACAAAGAAAGCGGCCAAGA TCGAGATATGCGCAAGTGGATCGAGAAAAAGAACAAAGCAACACGAGCGAAACGGAAGAAGGAGGAAATGACACGTATACGTACGTTGGTCGATATGGCTTACAATATAGATCCCAGAATAAAGAAGTTCCAGCAAGAAGATAAGGATAAAAAAACAGCAGCAAAAAAAGCAAAACAGAAAGCTGCAAAAGAGAGACAGCAAGAAGAAGAGAGAATAGCGAGAGACGCGGCAGAAAAGGAAAGATTAGAAAGAGAAAAACGGGAGATTGAAGAAAAAGCAAAATTAGATGCGCTTAAACAAGAAAGAGAAGCACAGAAGAAGGCGCTTCGTAAGGAAAGAAAGGCATTGAGAGATTTTTGTAAAGCCAATAATTACTTTGCTCAAGATTTAGAGGAAATTATTAGACACATGGAAAGTGTTGAAAAAATTTGTGAACTTTTTAAATTGGTTCAATTAGAGGAGGCAATGAAAAAATTACAGAGTGACGGTAGAACTGCTTTTCTAAGTATCATGGAAGAAACTGAGAAGAAAATAGAAGCAGAACGTAGAGCCGGTGTTATCTCTAGTGATATGCGAAATACACCGGAAAAGCAAGTAAAATCTTACACCGCTCCATGGAGTGAAAATGATTTACAGCTTCTTATAAAAGCTGTAAATTTGTTCCCAGCAGGAACGAATCAACGTTGGGAAGTAGTagcaaattttatcaatcaacATAGTACTTCCTCCACTGGTGTTACACGCGATGCAAAGGAAGTTCTTGCGAAGGCTAAAGATTTGCAATCGACTGATTTCAGTAAATCTAGTTTAAAGGAGCAAGCAAATAAGAAAGCTTACGATAATTTTATTGCCGAAAAGAAAACTAAGGAATCGGTTGAGGACCGAATGCCAGCTGTTACTGAACGTCTGGATCATCCTGTTTCTAACGGTGTTAGTTCCGAACAAAAAGATTCTAAGAAAGAGGCACAGCCTTGGACTCCAGCGGAACAAAAACTGCTGGAACAAGCGTTGAAGACTTACCCTACAAGTGTGCCTGATAGATGGGATCAGATAGCAGCATGTATTCCAACTAGGACGAAAAAAGAATGCATGAGGAGGTATAAG GAGCTGGTCGAACTCGTCAAAGCGAAAAAGGCGGCACAAGTCATGAAATAA
- the LOC126918748 gene encoding dnaJ homolog subfamily C member 2 isoform X2: protein MGEEIRPDDDYFTCITRAWEILGNPMKRRSYDSVDPYFSDDLPDEKDCKNNFYMLMGKAFKDNARWSTKKPVPRLGGSDTPRDKVEKFYSFWYDFDSWREYSYLDEEDKESGQDRDMRKWIEKKNKATRAKRKKEEMTRIRTLVDMAYNIDPRIKKFQQEDKDKKTAAKKAKQKAAKERQQEEERIARDAAEKERLEREKREIEEKAKLDALKQEREAQKKALRKERKALRDFCKANNYFAQDLEEIIRHMESVEKICELFKLVQLEEAMKKLQSDGRTAFLSIMEETEKKIEAERRAGVISSDMRNTPEKQVKSYTAPWSENDLQLLIKAVNLFPAGTNQRWEVVANFINQHSTSSTGVTRDAKEVLAKAKDLQSTDFSKSSLKEQANKKAYDNFIAEKKTKESVEDRMPAVTERLDHPVSNGVSSEQKDSKKEAQPWTPAEQKLLEQALKTYPTSVPDRWDQIAACIPTRTKKECMRRYKELVELVKAKKAAQVMK from the exons ATGGGCGAGGAAATCCGGCCAGATGACGATTATTTCACCTGCATAACAAGGGCCTGGGAAATCTTGGGAAATCCTATGAAGCGGCGGAGTTATGACAGCGTGGACCCGTATTTTAGTGACGACTTGCCGGATGAAAAAGACTGTAAAAATAACTTTTACATGCTAATGGGTAAAGCGTTCAAAGACAATGCTAGATGGTCTACAAAGAAGCCGGTACCGCGCCTGGGTGGATCAGATACACCTAGGGATAAAGTAGAAAAATTTTATTCGTTTTGGTATGACTTTGATTCGTGGCGCGAATATTCTTATTTAGATGAGGAAGACAAAGAAAGCGGCCAAGA TCGAGATATGCGCAAGTGGATCGAGAAAAAGAACAAAGCAACACGAGCGAAACGGAAGAAGGAGGAAATGACACGTATACGTACGTTGGTCGATATGGCTTACAATATAGATCCCAGAATAAAGAAGTTCCAGCAAGAAGATAAGGATAAAAAAACAGCAGCAAAAAAAGCAAAACAGAAAGCTGCAAAAGAGAGACAGCAAGAAGAAGAGAGAATAGCGAGAGACGCGGCAGAAAAGGAAAGATTAGAAAGAGAAAAACGGGAGATTGAAGAAAAAGCAAAATTAGATGCGCTTAAACAAGAAAGAGAAGCACAGAAGAAGGCGCTTCGTAAGGAAAGAAAGGCATTGAGAGATTTTTGTAAAGCCAATAATTACTTTGCTCAAGATTTAGAGGAAATTATTAGACACATGGAAAGTGTTGAAAAAATTTGTGAACTTTTTAAATTGGTTCAATTAGAGGAGGCAATGAAAAAATTACAGAGTGACGGTAGAACTGCTTTTCTAAGTATCATGGAAGAAACTGAGAAGAAAATAGAAGCAGAACGTAGAGCCGGTGTTATCTCTAGTGATATGCGAAATACACCGGAAAAGCAAGTAAAATCTTACACCGCTCCATGGAGTGAAAATGATTTACAGCTTCTTATAAAAGCTGTAAATTTGTTCCCAGCAGGAACGAATCAACGTTGGGAAGTAGTagcaaattttatcaatcaacATAGTACTTCCTCCACTGGTGTTACACGCGATGCAAAGGAAGTTCTTGCGAAGGCTAAAGATTTGCAATCGACTGATTTCAGTAAATCTAGTTTAAAGGAGCAAGCAAATAAGAAAGCTTACGATAATTTTATTGCCGAAAAGAAAACTAAGGAATCGGTTGAGGACCGAATGCCAGCTGTTACTGAACGTCTGGATCATCCTGTTTCTAACGGTGTTAGTTCCGAACAAAAAGATTCTAAGAAAGAGGCACAGCCTTGGACTCCAGCGGAACAAAAACTGCTGGAACAAGCGTTGAAGACTTACCCTACAAGTGTGCCTGATAGATGGGATCAGATAGCAGCATGTATTCCAACTAGGACGAAAAAAGAATGCATGAGGAGGTATAAG GAGCTGGTCGAACTCGTCAAAGCGAAAAAGGCGGCACAAGTCATGAAATAA